From Triticum aestivum cultivar Chinese Spring chromosome 4A, IWGSC CS RefSeq v2.1, whole genome shotgun sequence, a single genomic window includes:
- the LOC123085898 gene encoding RNA polymerase II C-terminal domain phosphatase-like 3 has product MRVTLTPKDEDWLVVLMTRERPRSAVVAPGGDVFTAGGGGETSDGDSSESLEEISAADFKESSSGTAAPSASSQRSRVWMGYTMSRSYAPAFHSFAWAQAVQNKPLVPRPAADEDEVEHLVDTSDEEKEEGEIEEGEAVQSTSPPIKQPETIDLDSDAQDKSESVDMEQTRLAVEAADELDFDQRVGSILEELERLSIEEAEKSFEASCARLRSCFESLKPLFPESGSPMPMLDALVQQAFVGIDTITTVANSYAMPKREQNKNMLLKLLFHIKNRYSDMLALNQRDELDSRVRQLVFVDGEDNAGSNCSTKTVNVVVPSGQVPSDRLPVESGAANPPRGSSFPSWEIPANNRIVSPLLDLHADYDENSLPSPTRVSAPPFPVPKPIGFGVFPMAPDRYFSAERIDPSKNFLYPCVNDALKDVSSYRQKYGPTSTFASDDLPSPTPSDDGDKSGDKEGDIFGEVSSFSASNKSAPPSGNLMPASRPSAVISSNDSFAGGPPGYAKQIEQSVSGPSHALKPSAKSRDPRLRFLNRDSGGTADANIHVNLAEPNASKDGTLGGVVSDNSRKHKATGQPLMDETVLKRARESTGSPRDILVPPGRDGSNISSYSGDRVQSNKHTGLETKTARNPSIRTSSQLISNVSSIPDSTGTLQASQPNSVPQTSAAPIVSLPAVLKDIAVNPTVLMHWIQMEHQKRSASEPQPASGIISSGMINNVTAGMVIPPGNALKTAEVAHIPSYRPQATSQTASVNSQNDPGVIRMKARDPRRVLHNNTSQKNDTLNSDQAKSNGIALPAFQDSKDNLINRQQLAEQLQTTVLPSQPVSLSSIARQSTMSASKVDPVSNSQLAASSLIAPQESLVSVNRADPRVAAGQNDSNNAAPATTLGTRPPANQWGDLDDLLNGYDDQQKALIQKERARRIMEQHTMFSSRKLCLVLDLDHTLLNSAKFIEVDPIHEEILRKKEEQDWERSERHLFRFHHMQMWTKLRPGIWNFLEKASKLYELHLYTMGNKLYATEMAKVLDPSGTLFAGRVISRGGDGISRGGDGDTFDSDDRVPKSKDLDGVLGMESAVVIIDDSVRVWPHNKNNMIVVERYTYFPCSRRQFGLPGPSLLEIDRDERPEDGTLASSLAVIGRIHQNFFSHPNLNDADVRSILSSEQRRILAGCRIVFSRIFPVGEANPHLHPLWQTAEQFGAVCTNQIDDRVTHVVANSLGTDKVNWALQTGRFVVHPGWVEASALLYRRANEHDFAVK; this is encoded by the exons ATGCGCGTGACTCTCACGCCCAAGGACGAGGATTGGCTGGTCGTGCTGATGACGAGGGAGCGCCCGCGGTCGGCGGTGGTCGCGCCTGGGGGGGACGTCTTCAccgccggtggcggcggggagacGTCCGATGGGGACTCCTCAGAGTCGCTGGAAGAAATTAGTGCCGCCGACTTTAAGGAGTCGTCCAGTGGCACCGCTGCTCCGTCGGCGTCGTCGCAGAGATCTAGGGTTTGGATGGGGTACACCATGTCCCGGAGTTATGCACCGGCGTTCCACAGCTTTGCTTGGGCGCAAGCTGTGCAGAACAAGCCTCTCGTTCCGCGGCCTGCTGCCGACGAGGACGAGGTAGAGCACCTCGTCGACACCTCGGACGAGGAGAAGGAAGAGGGCGAGATTGAGGAGGGGGAGGCCGTACAGTCCACTTCCCCTCCAATTAAGCAGCCTGAGACCATCGACTTGGACTCTGATGCGCAGGACAAGTCAGAGTCAGTGGACATGGAGCAGACCCGTTTGGCCGTTGAGGCGGCTGATGAGCTGGATTTTGACCAGCGCGTGGGGAGTATACTGGAGGAGCTTGAGAGGCTTTCCATTGAGGAAGCTGAGAA GTCATTTGAGGCTTCGTGTGCCCGCCTGCGGTCTTGCTTTGAGAGCCTTAAGCCGCTGTTCCCAGAGAGCGGTAGCCCGATGCCTATGCTTGATGCTCTTGTGCAACAGGCTTTTGTTGGAATCGACACCATCACCACT GTAGCTAATTCATATGCGATGCCGAAGAGGGAGCAGAACAAGAACATGCTGTTGAA GCTGCTGTTTCACATAAAGAACAGATATTCAGACATGCTGGCACTCAACCAGCGAGATGAG CTCGATAGTCGTGTGAGACAGTTAGTTTTTGTAGATGGAGAAGACAATGCCGGTTCCAATTGTAGCACCAAAACAGTGAATGTGGTTGTTCCATCTGGACAGGTTCCATCAGATAGACTGCCAGTCGAGTCAGGAGCAGCAAATCCACCTAGGGGCTCTAGTTTCCCCAGCTGGGAGATACCGGCGAATAATAGAATTGTTAGCCCCTTGTTGGACCTTCATGCAGATTATGACGAGAACAGCTTACCCTCACCCACCCGAGTTAGTGCCCCACCTTTTCCTGTGCCAAAGCCCATTGGGTTTGGAGTATTTCCAATGGCACCTGACAGATATTTTTCGGCAGAAAGAATTGATCCTTCAAAAAATTTTCTTTATCCATGTGTGAATGATGCGCTAAAGGATGTTTCCTCGTACCGACAGAAGTATGGCCCGACGTCTACCTTTGCAAGTGATGATCTTCCAAGCCCAACCCCATCTGATGATGGGGATAAATCTGGAGACAAAGAAGGTGATATATTTGGTGAAGTTTCAAGCTTTTCAGCTTCTAATAAGTCTGCTCCGCCAAGTGGGAATCTGATGCCTGCTTCCCGACCTAGTGCAGTTATCAGCAGCAATGACAGTTTTGCAGGTGGTCCTCCAGGTTATGCTAAACAAATTGAACAGTCTGTTTCAGGACCCAGCCATGCTCTTAAGCCTTCAGCTAAAAGTAGAGATCCAAGGCTCAGGTTTTTGAACCGTGATTCTGGTGGTACTGCAGATGCAAATATACATGTAAATTTGGCAGAGCCAAATGCTTCCAAAGATGGGACCTTGGGGGGTGTTGTATCAGATAATAGCCGGAAGCACAAGGCAACTGGCCAACCTCTCATGGATGAAACCGTGTTAAAAAGAGCTAGGGAGAGTACTGGGAGTCCCAGAGACATTCTGGTACCACCTGGTAGAGATGGAAGTAACATCAGCTCCTATTCAGGTGACAGGGTTCAATCAAATAAGCATACAGGGCTTGAAACTAAGACAGCCAGGAATCCTAGTATTAGGACCAGTAGTCAACTTATTAGCAATGTAAGTAGTATCCCAGACAGTACTGGAACTCTCCAAGCCTCCCAACCTAATTCAGTTCCACAGACCAGTGCAGCTCCTATTGTTTCATTGCCTGCAGTGTTAAAGGACATTGCTGTGAACCCGACTGTGCTCATGCATTGGATTCAAATGGAACATCAGAAGAGGTCCGCATCAGAGCCTCAGCCTGCTTCAGGTATCATCTCTAGTGGCATGATCAATAATGTCACTGCTGGGATGGTTATACCACCTGGCAATGCTCTGAAGACCGCAGAAGTTGCACACATTCCTTCTTATAGGCCACAAGCAACATCGCAAACAGCCTCTGTG AATTCACAAAATGACCCTGGAGTAATACGTATGAAGGCGCGTGATCCCCGTCGTGTCCTCCACAATAACACATCACAGAAGAACGATACTCTGAACTCTGATCAAGCCAAAAGCAATGGTATCGCCCTGCCGGCCTTCCAGGACAGCAAAGACAATTTGATTAACCGTCAACAACTGGCAGAGCAACTTCAGACTACTGTGTTGCCATCTCAACCAGTCTCATTATCCAGCATTGCTCGACAGTCCACCATGAGCGCGAGTAAGGTCGATCCTGTCTCTAATTCACAGTTAGCTGCTTCATCACTCATTGCTCCTCAAGAAAGTTTAGTCAGCGTAAATAGGGCAGATCCAAGAGTAGCTGCTGGACAGAATGATTCCAATAATGCTGCCCCTGCTACAACACTTGGTACCAGGCCACCAGCTAACCAGTGGGGTGATCTTGATGATCTCCTTAACGGTTATGATGACCAGCAGAAGGCTCTCATACAGAAGGAAAGGGCAAGACGGATCATGGAACAGCACACGATGTTTTCATCGAGGAAACTTTGTTTAGTGCTTGATTTGGATCACACTCTCCTCAATTCTGCGAAG TTTATAGAAGTGGATCCTATTCATGAAGAGATTTTGCGGAAGAAAGAGGAACAAGACTGGGAAAGGTCAGAGCGGCATCTGTTCCGATTCCATCATATGCAAATGTGGACTAAACTAAGACCAGGAATATGGAATTTTCTCGAGAAG GCGAGCAAGCTTTACGAGTTACATCTGTACACGATGGGGAACAAGCTGTATGCTACTGAGATGGCTAAGGTTCTTGATCCTAGTGGAACCCTGTTTGCAGGGAGAGTAATCTCAAGGGGTGGTGATGGTATCTCAAGAGGTGGTGACGGTGATACATTTGACAGCGATGACCGTGTACCAAAAAGTAAAGATCTTGATGGGGTATTGGGGATGGAATCTGCAGTAGTGATCATCGATGACTCTGTGAGAGTCTGGCCCCACAACAAAAACAATATGATTGTTGTAGAGAG ATACACCTATTTCCCTTGCAGCAGACGGCAATTTGGCCTTCCTGGACCATCACTTCTTGAAATTGATCGTGATGAAAGGCCTGAGGATGGCACTCTTGCTTCTTCGTTGGCG GTTATTGGGCGCATTCATCAAAACTTCTTTTCTCATCCCAACCTCAATGATGCTGATGTGCGCAGCATACTATCATCTGAGCAGCGGAGGATCCTTGCCGGCTGCCGTATTGTCTTTAGCCGGATTTTCCCTGTTGGAGAGGCTAACCCCCACTTGCATCCTCTCTGGCAGACTGCAGAGCAGTTCGGTGCAGTGTGCACGAACCAGATTGACGATCGGGTTACTCATGTTGTCGCCAACTCACTAGGAACCGACAAGGTGAATTGGGCACTACAAACAGGCAGATTCGTCGTTCATCCAGGATG GGTAGAAGCTTCAGCACTTCTATACCGGCGTGCCAATGAACACGATTTTGCAGTAAAATAA